The genomic stretch CGGGCCGGAGGAGGCACCATGGTGACCATGCGTTCCATCCTCAGCGTCCTGGCCGGCACCGCGGTCGGCGGGCGGTCGTGACACGCGCGGGTGACGGCGGGCCGTCCCGTCCGGCGTCGGAGGCGGAGGCGGGATCGGCGCCCGTGTCCGCGTCGGCGGTCGGCCGGGCGGCTCGTCCCGGCCTGCGCGGCGGCCGTCGCGTCGCCGACGTGGTCGCGACCGTCGTCCTGCTGCTGCTCGGCGCGGTCACGACGGTGGTCGCGGGGCGCGGGATCCAGTTCATGGCGCTGTCGTTCGGGTCGTGCGACGCGCCCGGCAACCGGTGCGACGAGGGACTCGGCAGCACGGTCGTGACGCTCGGCCCCGTGGTCGTCGCGCTGGTGTTCCTCGTCACCCTGGTGGTGTGCGTGCTCCGGCTGGTGCGGCGACGGCTGAGCTGGCCGGTGGCGCTCCTCGGGCTCGGGGTGCTCGTGCTGGTCTTCGTCGTGGCACGACTGCTGGTCGGTGGGTCGGTCTCGATCGGCATCTGACCGGTCCTGCACAACCGCGGTCGGCTCGGTCGTTGTCCACAGAGGCCGACTCCGTCGCCCCGGGGAGCCGGGTCGGCGGCGACGCTGGGGACATGCCAGACACCGACGTGCTCGAGCGACTCGAGCGAACCGCAGTCCGTACCGACGACGACGTGGTCGACCTCGTCGTCGCCCTCCTCGAGACCCCTGTCCGACGACAGTGCTGGGTGCTGTTCCTCAGCGACCGCGGCATCCCCGTGCAGCTCGTCCTGCCGGTCGCCGACCTCCCCTACCAACCCGACGACCAGGTCGAGGACTTCGGCGCCCTGGTCGAGGACGTCGTCCAGCAGGTCGGTGCGGCCGAGGTCGTCATCGCGTGGGAACGACCGGGGGCGACCGGGCTGTTCCCGGTCGACTGGGAGTGGGTGGACGCGATGGCCTGCACCCTCGACGAACA from Curtobacterium sp. MCLR17_032 encodes the following:
- a CDS encoding DUF6264 family protein, producing the protein MSRPYRRTRAGRRRHHGDHAFHPQRPGRHRGRRAVVTRAGDGGPSRPASEAEAGSAPVSASAVGRAARPGLRGGRRVADVVATVVLLLLGAVTTVVAGRGIQFMALSFGSCDAPGNRCDEGLGSTVVTLGPVVVALVFLVTLVVCVLRLVRRRLSWPVALLGLGVLVLVFVVARLLVGGSVSIGI